From the genome of Halorussus caseinilyticus, one region includes:
- the ligA gene encoding ATP-dependent DNA ligase LigA, translating to MEFGEFADTAAEIEALSADTDIAERVTALFGSAGGESASDGDLPVLARFVQGRVFPAWSSRTLDIGPNYCYEAVARAAGTNVSADDVEARLADVGDIGEVAASYDFGGQQGLGAFTSGGRADGSGDDLTVAEVAAELDALAAAEGSGSRDKKIDILFGLFNRASAEEARYLARLVLSEMRIGVGEGTVRDATARAFEVPVEAVERALQVSNDYGEVARVAREDGESGLAAMDLELGRPVQAMLAQAGTVGDAVDDWDETAVEWKYDGARVQIHHDPAGLDWAGEGESAESRAVAIFSRNMEDVTDALPEVVEHVEANLDSPAILDGEVVATEDGDPLPFQEVLRRFRRKHDVERAREEVALDLFAFDCLHAAGDDLLREPLAERHDRLESVLDAGVSSLWVTDDPEEIADVETEALEAGHEGIMLKNPASTYSPGRRGKNWLKRKPDVETLDLVVTGAEWGEGRRASFLGTFLLSARADDSGESFETLGKVATGITDEELADLTDLLEPHVRKQDGQTVEIAPEVVFEVGYEEIQASPTYSSGYALRFPRFVGVREDKTPESADSLARVERLADEQ from the coding sequence ATGGAGTTCGGGGAGTTCGCAGACACGGCCGCGGAAATCGAAGCGTTGAGCGCCGACACCGACATCGCCGAGCGAGTGACGGCCCTTTTCGGGAGCGCCGGAGGAGAATCCGCGAGCGACGGCGACCTCCCCGTGTTGGCCCGGTTCGTGCAGGGGCGGGTCTTCCCGGCGTGGTCGTCCCGAACCCTCGACATCGGCCCGAACTACTGCTACGAGGCCGTCGCGCGGGCCGCCGGGACCAACGTCTCGGCCGACGACGTGGAGGCGCGACTCGCCGACGTGGGCGACATCGGCGAGGTGGCCGCGAGTTACGACTTCGGCGGCCAGCAGGGTCTCGGAGCCTTCACCTCCGGCGGGCGAGCAGACGGGTCGGGCGACGACCTGACCGTCGCGGAAGTCGCCGCGGAACTGGACGCCCTCGCCGCCGCCGAGGGGTCGGGGAGCCGAGACAAGAAGATAGACATCCTGTTCGGCCTGTTCAACCGCGCGAGCGCCGAGGAAGCCCGGTACCTCGCTCGCCTCGTCCTCTCGGAGATGCGCATCGGTGTCGGCGAGGGCACGGTCCGGGACGCCACCGCGCGGGCGTTCGAGGTGCCCGTGGAAGCCGTCGAACGCGCCTTGCAGGTCTCGAACGACTACGGCGAGGTGGCGCGGGTCGCCCGCGAGGACGGCGAGTCGGGACTCGCGGCGATGGACCTCGAACTCGGCCGCCCGGTGCAGGCGATGCTCGCACAAGCCGGGACCGTCGGAGACGCCGTAGACGACTGGGACGAGACCGCGGTGGAGTGGAAGTACGACGGCGCTCGCGTCCAGATTCACCACGACCCCGCGGGTCTCGACTGGGCGGGCGAGGGCGAAAGCGCGGAGTCGAGAGCGGTCGCCATCTTCTCGCGGAACATGGAGGACGTGACCGACGCGCTCCCGGAAGTCGTCGAACACGTCGAGGCGAATCTGGACTCGCCCGCGATTCTGGACGGCGAAGTCGTCGCCACCGAGGACGGCGACCCACTCCCGTTTCAGGAGGTCCTGCGGCGGTTCCGCCGGAAGCACGACGTGGAGCGCGCCCGCGAGGAGGTGGCGCTGGACCTGTTCGCGTTCGACTGCCTCCACGCGGCGGGCGACGACCTGCTCCGGGAACCCCTCGCGGAGCGCCACGACCGCCTCGAATCGGTCCTCGACGCGGGCGTCTCGTCGCTGTGGGTCACGGACGACCCCGAGGAAATCGCCGACGTGGAGACCGAGGCGCTGGAGGCGGGCCACGAGGGAATCATGCTCAAGAATCCCGCTTCGACCTACTCGCCCGGACGCCGGGGGAAGAACTGGCTCAAGCGCAAGCCCGACGTGGAGACGCTGGACCTCGTGGTCACGGGCGCGGAGTGGGGCGAGGGCCGCCGGGCGAGTTTCCTCGGCACCTTCCTGCTGTCGGCGCGCGCCGACGACTCGGGCGAGTCCTTCGAGACGCTCGGCAAAGTGGCGACGGGCATCACCGACGAGGAACTCGCGGACCTGACGGACCTGCTGGAACCGCACGTTCGCAAGCAGGACGGCCAAACCGTCGAAATCGCGCCCGAAGTC
- a CDS encoding carboxymuconolactone decarboxylase family protein — protein MATNTTYAEIQEEIEATLGTMPGFFEGIPDETLVAEWPTFKRYTLDESVIPAKYRELIGLAVASNIKCPYCVHFHRAAAKLHGATDEELEELVALSSMTSRWSAMIHAQEYDLDTFKAETERIGEHLQSQMESPTD, from the coding sequence ATGGCAACGAACACGACATACGCGGAAATACAGGAGGAAATCGAAGCGACGCTCGGGACGATGCCGGGGTTCTTCGAGGGGATACCGGACGAGACTCTCGTCGCCGAGTGGCCGACCTTCAAGCGGTACACCCTCGACGAGAGCGTGATTCCCGCCAAGTACCGGGAGCTAATCGGCTTGGCAGTGGCGTCGAACATCAAATGCCCGTACTGCGTCCATTTCCACCGGGCCGCGGCCAAACTCCACGGCGCGACCGACGAAGAACTCGAAGAACTCGTCGCGCTGTCGAGTATGACCTCCCGGTGGAGCGCGATGATTCACGCCCAAGAGTACGACCTCGACACGTTCAAGGCCGAGACCGAACGGATTGGCGAACACCTGCAGTCGCAGATGGAGTCCCCGACGGACTGA
- a CDS encoding proteasome subunit beta produces the protein MHGSEFSQNAARFEADSTNPYEPELGSLPNRSVDPEDIKELKTGTTTIGLTTADGVVMVTDKRASMGNMVSSKTAQKVEEVHPTGALTISGSVSAAQSLIRTLEVENNLYETRRGENMSMEALSTLTGNLLRSGGFLITVPVLGGVDEDGGHIYSYDALGGVTEETYAVSGSGSQFALGVLEQDYEEGVSQDEARDIAIRGLKSAVERDVASGNGMWLAEIDTEGVEISSYDDYDAPL, from the coding sequence ATGCACGGTTCCGAATTCTCCCAGAACGCCGCGCGTTTCGAAGCCGACAGCACCAACCCGTACGAGCCGGAACTCGGCTCCCTCCCGAACCGCTCGGTCGACCCCGAAGACATCAAAGAACTGAAGACCGGCACCACGACCATCGGCCTGACGACTGCCGACGGCGTGGTGATGGTCACGGACAAGCGAGCGAGCATGGGGAACATGGTCTCCTCGAAGACCGCCCAGAAGGTCGAGGAAGTCCACCCGACCGGCGCGCTCACCATCTCCGGGTCCGTCTCGGCGGCCCAGTCGCTCATCCGGACGCTCGAAGTCGAGAACAACCTCTACGAGACCCGCCGCGGCGAGAACATGAGCATGGAAGCCCTCTCGACGCTGACGGGCAACCTCCTGCGCTCGGGCGGATTCCTCATCACGGTCCCGGTCCTCGGCGGCGTGGACGAAGATGGCGGTCACATCTACTCCTACGACGCCCTCGGCGGCGTGACCGAAGAGACCTACGCCGTCTCCGGGTCTGGGTCCCAGTTCGCGCTCGGCGTCCTCGAACAGGACTACGAGGAGGGAGTCAGTCAGGACGAGGCCCGCGACATCGCCATCCGCGGTCTCAAGAGCGCCGTCGAACGCGACGTGGCCTCCGGTAACGGTATGTGGCTCGCCGAAATCGACACGGAAGGCGTCGAGATTTCGAGCTACGACGACTACGACGCACCGCTGTAG
- a CDS encoding DUF555 domain-containing protein, translated as MSNYLVAMEAAWLVRDVEDIDDAIGVAVSESGKRLNDQEMDYVEVEVGATTCPACAEPFDSAFIAAGTALVGLLLEMKVFNADSEEHAQRIAKSEIGGALRDVPLEIVETIEYDEDEDIELGTDE; from the coding sequence ATGAGCAACTATCTCGTTGCGATGGAGGCGGCATGGTTGGTACGCGACGTAGAGGACATAGACGACGCTATCGGCGTCGCGGTCAGCGAGTCCGGAAAGCGACTGAACGACCAAGAGATGGACTACGTGGAAGTCGAAGTCGGCGCGACGACCTGTCCCGCGTGCGCCGAACCGTTCGACTCGGCGTTCATCGCGGCGGGTACCGCGCTCGTGGGTCTCCTGTTGGAGATGAAGGTGTTCAACGCCGACAGCGAGGAACACGCCCAGCGCATCGCCAAGAGCGAAATCGGCGGTGCGCTCCGAGACGTGCCCCTCGAAATCGTGGAGACTATCGAGTACGACGAGGACGAGGACATCGAACTCGGCACCGACGAGTAG
- the pan1 gene encoding proteasome-activating nucleotidase Pan1: protein MTDTVEDVDLPYDEESASQQDKIEALQERLEVLESQNEEMRDKLLDANAENNKYQQKLERLTHENKKLKQSPLFVATVQELTDDGVIIKQHGNNQEAVTEVTDEMREDLEPDDRVAVNNSLSIVKTLENETDVRARVMQVEESPEVTYEDIGGLEEQMNEVRETVEMPLESPEMFGEVGIEPPSGVLLYGPPGTGKTMLAKAVANQTDATFIKMAGSELVHKFIGEGAKLVRDLFEVARQHEPAVLFIDEIDAIAAKRTDSKTSGDAEVQRTMMQLLSEMDGFEERGEIRIIAATNRFDMLDRAILRPGRFDRLIEVPKPNLEGREKIFRIHTRDMNVSDDVDFEKLAKNAEDASGADIKAICTEAGMFAIRDDRTEIRMQDFEDAKAKIDAEDEEEEISKTFA, encoded by the coding sequence ATGACCGACACTGTGGAAGACGTTGACCTCCCCTACGACGAGGAGAGCGCGTCCCAGCAGGACAAGATAGAGGCCCTTCAAGAGCGGTTGGAGGTTCTGGAGTCGCAAAACGAGGAGATGCGTGACAAGCTTCTGGACGCAAACGCCGAGAACAACAAGTACCAGCAGAAGCTCGAACGCCTGACTCACGAGAACAAGAAGCTCAAGCAGTCGCCGCTTTTCGTCGCCACCGTGCAGGAACTCACCGACGACGGCGTGATTATCAAGCAACACGGCAACAATCAGGAGGCCGTCACCGAGGTCACCGACGAGATGCGCGAGGACCTCGAACCCGACGACCGAGTGGCCGTCAACAACTCGCTATCTATCGTGAAGACGCTGGAGAACGAGACCGACGTTCGCGCCCGCGTCATGCAGGTCGAGGAGAGTCCCGAGGTCACCTACGAGGACATCGGGGGTCTCGAAGAGCAGATGAACGAAGTGCGCGAGACGGTCGAGATGCCCCTCGAAAGCCCCGAGATGTTCGGCGAGGTCGGCATCGAACCCCCGAGCGGCGTCCTGCTCTACGGCCCGCCCGGAACCGGCAAGACGATGCTGGCGAAGGCCGTCGCCAACCAGACCGACGCCACCTTCATCAAGATGGCCGGGTCGGAACTCGTCCACAAGTTCATCGGCGAGGGCGCGAAGCTCGTCCGCGACCTCTTCGAGGTCGCTCGCCAGCACGAACCCGCCGTGCTGTTCATCGACGAAATCGACGCCATCGCGGCCAAGCGCACCGACTCGAAGACCTCCGGCGACGCCGAGGTCCAGCGCACGATGATGCAACTGCTCAGCGAGATGGACGGCTTCGAAGAGCGCGGCGAAATCCGCATCATCGCCGCGACCAACCGCTTCGACATGTTGGACCGCGCCATCCTCCGTCCCGGCCGGTTCGACCGCCTCATCGAAGTGCCCAAGCCCAACCTCGAAGGCCGCGAGAAGATTTTCCGCATCCACACCCGCGACATGAACGTCAGCGACGACGTGGACTTCGAGAAACTCGCCAAGAACGCCGAGGACGCTTCGGGTGCTGACATCAAGGCCATCTGTACCGAGGCCGGGATGTTCGCCATCCGCGACGACCGGACCGAAATCCGGATGCAGGACTTCGAGGACGCCAAGGCCAAAATCGACGCCGAGGACGAAGAGGAAGAAATCTCGAAGACCTTCGCCTGA
- a CDS encoding MarR family transcriptional regulator, translating into MSASETARPEESRLTGENATEEIRDLPPSAKLVAKVLEYNDTMTQSQIAEESLLPDRTVRYALSRLDDEGIVDSRFSFSDARKRLYTLDLD; encoded by the coding sequence ATGAGTGCGTCAGAAACTGCTCGACCGGAGGAGAGTCGGCTGACGGGGGAGAACGCGACGGAGGAGATACGGGACCTGCCGCCGAGCGCTAAACTCGTCGCCAAGGTGCTTGAGTACAACGACACGATGACTCAGAGCCAAATCGCCGAGGAGTCGCTCCTTCCGGACCGCACGGTCCGGTACGCGCTGAGTCGGTTGGACGACGAGGGAATCGTGGACTCTCGGTTCTCCTTCTCGGACGCTCGCAAGCGTCTCTACACGCTTGACCTCGACTGA
- a CDS encoding BolA family protein — MNADDVADLIERNLEDADATVTHPRGPDDEDHLAATVVSPAFEGESLVDQHQMVYDALGDHMTEDIHALELKTYAPDEYAEHGE, encoded by the coding sequence ATGAACGCCGACGACGTAGCCGACCTCATCGAACGTAACCTCGAAGACGCCGACGCGACGGTCACGCACCCGCGCGGTCCCGACGACGAGGACCACCTCGCGGCCACCGTCGTCTCGCCCGCGTTCGAGGGCGAGAGCCTCGTAGACCAGCACCAGATGGTGTACGACGCGCTCGGCGACCACATGACCGAGGACATCCACGCGCTGGAACTGAAGACCTACGCGCCCGACGAGTACGCCGAACACGGCGAGTAG
- a CDS encoding ABC transporter ATP-binding protein, producing the protein MAELTLDGLTKWFDDDGDRIVAVDDATVEIEDGEFLVLVGPSGCGKSTTLRMVAGLETVSQGDIRLGGHSITDEPPTTRDIAMVFQSYALYPHMTVRENMSFGLEESTDMPDDEIAAQVEQTAGMMGIADLLDRKPGELSGGQQQRVALGRAIVRDPEVFLMDEPLSNLDAKLRSQMRTELQRLQEELDVTTMYVTHDQTEAMTMGDRIAILNDGELQQVGTPLECYHEPRNVFVAGFIGEPSMNFFDATLERDTLVADEFEYPLSDDVLADVEGHDRLVLGIRPEDIELVAEGDDPHDFRTRVDVVEPMGDENNVYLTFSGAGSAEASGDDAETFVATVSGMRSVESGQEVVARIPEKAIHVFDRDTGEALHNRELDRSEVAQPNL; encoded by the coding sequence ATGGCCGAACTGACCCTAGACGGGCTAACGAAGTGGTTCGACGACGACGGCGACCGCATCGTCGCGGTAGACGACGCCACCGTCGAAATCGAGGACGGCGAGTTCCTCGTGCTGGTCGGTCCCTCGGGGTGCGGGAAGTCCACCACGCTCCGGATGGTCGCCGGACTCGAAACCGTCTCGCAGGGCGACATTCGGCTCGGTGGTCACTCCATCACCGACGAACCGCCGACGACGCGGGACATCGCCATGGTGTTCCAGTCGTACGCGCTCTACCCCCACATGACCGTGCGGGAGAACATGAGCTTCGGGTTGGAGGAATCGACCGACATGCCCGACGACGAAATCGCCGCGCAGGTAGAGCAGACCGCCGGGATGATGGGCATCGCGGACCTGCTGGACCGCAAACCCGGCGAGCTGTCCGGCGGTCAGCAACAGCGGGTCGCCCTCGGGCGCGCCATCGTGCGCGACCCCGAGGTGTTCCTGATGGACGAACCGCTGTCGAACCTCGACGCGAAACTGCGCTCGCAGATGCGGACCGAACTCCAGCGATTGCAGGAGGAACTGGACGTGACGACGATGTACGTCACCCACGACCAGACCGAGGCGATGACGATGGGCGACCGCATCGCCATCCTGAACGACGGGGAACTCCAGCAGGTCGGCACGCCGCTGGAGTGCTACCACGAACCGCGAAACGTCTTCGTCGCGGGGTTCATCGGCGAACCCTCGATGAACTTCTTCGACGCGACGTTGGAGCGAGACACCCTCGTCGCCGACGAGTTCGAGTATCCGCTCTCGGACGACGTGCTGGCCGACGTGGAGGGCCACGACCGACTCGTCCTCGGCATCCGGCCGGAGGACATCGAACTCGTCGCGGAGGGCGACGACCCCCACGACTTCCGGACGCGCGTGGACGTGGTGGAGCCGATGGGCGACGAGAACAACGTCTACCTGACGTTCTCGGGCGCGGGGAGCGCCGAGGCGTCGGGCGACGACGCCGAGACGTTCGTCGCCACCGTCTCGGGCATGCGGAGCGTCGAGAGCGGACAGGAAGTCGTCGCTCGCATCCCGGAGAAAGCGATTCACGTCTTCGACCGGGACACCGGCGAGGCCCTGCACAACCGCGAGTTGGACCGGAGCGAAGTCGCACAGCCGAATCTCTGA
- a CDS encoding carbohydrate ABC transporter permease, with protein sequence MSSPPASPTPEDHTRRERIERAVRDADGRRVALYAVLAGLVGFYLAPLEAGLMTAFKTTEAFNETVPFLPPFGGGFTFEPWQIAFDAMSNALINSLLLAVPATILSAGLGSIAAYGLTTIDWKYQMPIVALFVAGIFIPYQAVLVPLSRLFAIVNTQELLSALWGLPLMHEHYASIVNLVVTHVAYGIPITFLLFRAYYQSFSDEMIEAARLDGASVFSIYRNIVLPLSKPMFAVTLIYQFTQIWNDLLFALVILPAGGGAAAPVTIALNSLTGGIVESFNTQMAGAFVAALPTLLVYVLFGEQFAKGVAGEA encoded by the coding sequence ATGAGCAGTCCGCCAGCTAGTCCGACGCCGGAAGACCACACGCGAAGGGAGCGAATCGAACGAGCGGTCCGAGACGCCGACGGCCGCCGGGTGGCGCTGTACGCCGTTCTCGCGGGTCTGGTCGGTTTCTATCTCGCGCCGCTCGAAGCGGGCCTGATGACCGCGTTCAAGACGACCGAGGCGTTCAACGAGACGGTTCCGTTCCTCCCGCCGTTCGGCGGCGGGTTCACCTTCGAGCCGTGGCAAATCGCGTTCGACGCGATGTCGAACGCGCTGATAAACAGCCTCCTGCTCGCGGTTCCGGCCACGATTCTGTCGGCGGGTCTCGGTTCCATCGCGGCCTACGGACTGACGACCATCGACTGGAAGTACCAGATGCCCATCGTCGCGCTGTTCGTCGCGGGCATCTTCATCCCGTATCAGGCGGTGCTGGTGCCGCTCTCGCGGTTGTTCGCCATCGTCAACACGCAGGAACTGCTGTCGGCGCTCTGGGGACTTCCGCTGATGCACGAACACTACGCGAGTATCGTCAATCTCGTCGTGACACACGTCGCGTACGGGATTCCCATCACGTTCCTGCTGTTCCGGGCGTACTATCAGTCGTTCTCCGACGAGATGATAGAGGCCGCGCGACTCGACGGCGCGAGCGTGTTCAGCATCTACCGGAACATCGTCCTGCCGCTGTCGAAACCGATGTTCGCGGTGACGCTCATCTACCAGTTCACCCAAATCTGGAACGACCTGCTGTTCGCGCTGGTCATCCTGCCCGCCGGGGGCGGTGCGGCCGCACCGGTGACGATTGCGCTCAACAGTCTGACTGGCGGAATCGTCGAATCGTTCAACACCCAGATGGCGGGCGCGTTCGTCGCGGCCCTGCCCACCCTGTTGGTGTACGTCCTGTTCGGCGAACAGTTCGCAAAAGGAGTCGCTGGAGAAGCATGA
- a CDS encoding carbohydrate ABC transporter permease, which yields MQSLKDAFRRLTPGRGDSGDDSGEVRADGGTTVTGERTESETGTGRSLLSSDFVQSMPFWLPPFLLMGFFVYGAIGWNLVISLTDFSGLILPEYEISEFDLEMYRQAFSDPSFWTAAQNTLVLLVAFTAVCLLFGLLLAILVDQEIRFENTFRTVYLLPMSLSFVVTAKFWAWMYNPQIGMINVTLRQFGLDFLTLQWISNPDTKLAAVIFALIWQFSGYAMVVYLAGLRAIPTSHYEAAKVDGASTIKMYWRVILPQLRASTMSAAVVLMVFALKAFDFLYVMFGNNPGPAADILATMMFREAFGSNNWAYGSAIAIVLFGMALAVVAPYLYSEYRRGEL from the coding sequence ATGCAATCACTCAAAGACGCGTTCCGACGATTAACCCCCGGACGAGGCGATAGCGGGGACGACAGCGGGGAGGTTCGAGCCGACGGCGGAACGACCGTAACCGGCGAACGCACCGAATCCGAGACCGGAACCGGCCGGTCGCTCCTGTCTAGCGACTTCGTTCAGTCGATGCCGTTCTGGTTGCCGCCGTTCCTGCTGATGGGCTTTTTCGTCTACGGGGCCATCGGGTGGAACCTCGTCATCTCGCTGACCGACTTCAGCGGACTCATCCTGCCGGAGTACGAGATTTCCGAGTTCGACTTGGAGATGTACCGGCAGGCGTTCTCGGACCCGTCGTTCTGGACGGCGGCCCAGAACACGCTGGTCCTGTTGGTGGCGTTCACCGCGGTCTGCCTGCTCTTTGGCCTGCTGTTGGCAATTCTGGTGGACCAAGAGATTCGGTTCGAGAACACCTTCCGAACCGTCTACCTCCTGCCGATGAGCCTCTCGTTCGTCGTGACCGCGAAGTTCTGGGCGTGGATGTACAACCCCCAAATCGGGATGATAAACGTCACGCTCCGCCAGTTTGGGCTGGACTTCCTGACGCTCCAGTGGATTTCGAACCCCGACACCAAACTGGCGGCGGTCATCTTCGCGCTCATCTGGCAGTTCTCGGGGTACGCGATGGTGGTCTACCTCGCGGGACTCCGAGCGATTCCGACCTCTCACTACGAGGCGGCGAAGGTTGACGGCGCGAGTACCATCAAGATGTACTGGCGGGTCATCCTGCCCCAACTCCGGGCCTCGACCATGAGCGCCGCGGTGGTGCTGATGGTGTTCGCGCTGAAGGCCTTCGACTTCCTCTACGTGATGTTCGGCAACAACCCCGGCCCGGCCGCCGACATCCTCGCGACGATGATGTTCCGCGAGGCGTTCGGGTCGAACAACTGGGCGTACGGGTCGGCCATCGCCATCGTGCTGTTCGGCATGGCGCTGGCGGTTGTCGCACCGTACCTCTACAGCGAATACCGACGAGGTGAACTATGA
- a CDS encoding ABC transporter substrate-binding protein, which yields MTDANEGTDVSRRDYLKVAGAGTIGVTGLAGCMGGGGDDEETTTASEGTTESGNAGGEETTTEGESSTDYETLEVQHWWTGGDGNKAVTALFEGFAEKYPDIEVNQNPVAGGAGQNLKTVIKKRVLNNNPPSTWQAWPGAHLQPFVNADKLQDIGDSVWAENGMKDAYLQGPKDAAKPGGKFVTVPINIHRLNNLFYNKTVVENAGVDPSSISKPSDLVSAMKTVEEETDAVGMANQTKSAWSTAQLWAQVLLGEYGKETYVAFTEGKVEANKEAIKDSLSIVKKYKNYFNDDAGSISWTEANKKIINGEAAFFHQGDWAAGMYRGQDGFEFESEWGQVPFPGTGGIYALNMDSFPMPKNNPSPEAAKKFLQYCGSVDAQERFNPKKGSIPPRTDVPKDEFGPFLSRQMDDFANSDAQVKSIQHGLAIPPEAKSNFGEAMSTFTSGWNVDKTYKQLKQAFN from the coding sequence ATGACAGATGCCAACGAAGGTACCGACGTTTCTCGGCGCGACTATCTCAAAGTAGCCGGTGCAGGCACTATCGGCGTCACCGGACTGGCTGGTTGTATGGGCGGCGGCGGTGACGACGAGGAGACGACGACCGCGAGCGAAGGGACGACCGAAAGCGGGAACGCGGGCGGCGAGGAGACGACGACCGAAGGCGAGTCCTCGACCGACTACGAGACGCTGGAGGTCCAGCACTGGTGGACCGGCGGCGACGGCAACAAGGCCGTGACTGCGCTGTTCGAGGGCTTCGCGGAGAAGTATCCCGACATCGAGGTCAACCAGAACCCCGTCGCGGGCGGTGCGGGCCAGAACCTCAAGACCGTCATCAAGAAGCGCGTGCTGAACAACAACCCGCCGAGTACGTGGCAGGCGTGGCCGGGCGCGCACCTCCAACCGTTCGTGAACGCCGACAAACTCCAAGACATCGGTGACTCGGTGTGGGCGGAAAACGGCATGAAAGACGCCTACCTTCAGGGTCCAAAAGACGCCGCCAAGCCCGGCGGAAAGTTCGTCACGGTACCCATCAACATCCACCGCCTCAACAACCTCTTCTACAACAAGACGGTCGTCGAGAACGCGGGCGTTGACCCCTCTTCCATCTCGAAACCGAGCGACCTCGTGTCGGCGATGAAGACTGTCGAAGAGGAGACCGACGCGGTCGGTATGGCGAACCAAACCAAGTCGGCGTGGTCCACGGCCCAACTCTGGGCGCAGGTCCTCCTCGGCGAGTACGGCAAGGAGACCTACGTGGCCTTCACCGAGGGGAAGGTCGAAGCGAACAAAGAGGCCATCAAGGACTCGCTCAGCATCGTCAAGAAGTACAAGAACTACTTCAACGACGACGCCGGGTCCATCTCGTGGACCGAGGCGAACAAGAAAATCATCAACGGCGAAGCCGCCTTCTTCCATCAGGGCGACTGGGCCGCGGGCATGTACCGCGGACAGGACGGCTTCGAGTTCGAGTCCGAGTGGGGTCAGGTGCCGTTCCCCGGCACGGGTGGCATCTACGCGCTGAACATGGACTCGTTCCCCATGCCGAAGAACAACCCCTCGCCCGAGGCGGCCAAGAAGTTCCTCCAGTACTGCGGTTCGGTGGACGCCCAAGAGCGATTCAACCCCAAGAAGGGGTCCATCCCGCCGCGGACCGACGTTCCCAAAGACGAGTTCGGGCCGTTCCTCAGCAGACAGATGGACGACTTCGCCAACTCCGACGCGCAGGTCAAATCCATCCAGCACGGACTCGCCATCCCGCCGGAAGCCAAGAGCAACTTCGGCGAGGCGATGTCCACGTTCACGTCGGGTTGGAACGTAGACAAGACCTACAAGCAACTGAAACAGGCGTTCAACTGA